The Methanoplanus sp. FWC-SCC4 genome has a window encoding:
- a CDS encoding molybdenum cofactor biosynthesis protein MoaE, which produces MGIIAITREDIDVAQLLKDAKDPRTGGIVIFVGTVRDDGMEAIEFESFDEVAISDMENIAKAATEKFSLNSVDIIHRNGLLKVEDTILVIVVGAGHRPEAFDGCRYILEEIKHYVPIWKKDISEGGKEHWHA; this is translated from the coding sequence ATGGGAATTATTGCGATAACAAGAGAGGATATTGATGTTGCACAGCTTTTGAAGGATGCAAAGGACCCGAGAACAGGTGGAATTGTAATATTTGTCGGCACTGTCAGGGACGACGGTATGGAGGCGATAGAATTTGAGTCGTTCGATGAGGTTGCAATATCTGATATGGAAAATATTGCAAAGGCCGCAACGGAAAAGTTTTCACTGAATTCTGTCGACATCATTCACAGAAACGGACTTTTAAAAGTAGAAGACACAATTTTAGTTATCGTTGTCGGAGCGGGACACAGACCGGAGGCATTTGATGGTTGCCGCTATATCCTTGAAGAGATAAAACATTATGTACCAATCTGGAAGAAAGACATATCTGAGGGAGGGAAAGAACACTGGCATGCATAA
- the larE gene encoding ATP-dependent sacrificial sulfur transferase LarE: protein MSSLKNRLERLKSFIIDKQSLLVSYSGGVDSTLLAVVAHEVLGDKMSCAIIKSPLMPKAEFSDALLVINDLNIPCNVLNSGILADYDFIKNQKDRCYVCKKKNSKLLFNEAKRQGLTSVADGTNFSDTKVFRPGFQAGKEAGIAHPFVDAEITKDDVRELARQYNLKNAEKPSASCLVTRFSYGSVISPEMLSAVEEAEDFIKSFGCGQVRVRCHGYIARIEVDPGDMGIILEKREEISENLKKSGFLYATLDLDGFVSGSMDREI, encoded by the coding sequence TTGTCATCCTTAAAAAACCGTCTTGAAAGGCTGAAATCCTTTATAATTGATAAACAGAGTCTTCTGGTGTCATATTCCGGAGGAGTTGACAGCACCCTTCTGGCGGTTGTTGCGCATGAGGTTTTAGGGGATAAGATGTCATGTGCGATTATTAAGAGTCCTCTTATGCCAAAAGCTGAGTTTTCAGATGCCCTCCTGGTTATAAATGATCTGAATATTCCCTGTAATGTTCTAAACTCCGGAATTCTCGCAGATTACGATTTTATAAAAAACCAAAAAGACCGTTGCTATGTCTGCAAGAAGAAAAACTCAAAACTTCTATTTAATGAGGCCAAAAGGCAGGGGCTGACATCTGTTGCAGATGGCACAAACTTTTCCGATACAAAAGTATTCCGTCCCGGGTTTCAGGCAGGAAAGGAAGCCGGTATTGCTCATCCCTTTGTGGATGCGGAGATCACAAAAGATGATGTCAGGGAACTTGCCCGTCAATATAATCTTAAAAATGCAGAAAAACCATCCGCCTCATGCCTTGTAACAAGGTTTTCCTACGGCAGCGTAATCTCTCCGGAGATGCTTTCTGCGGTTGAAGAAGCTGAGGATTTTATCAAATCCTTTGGCTGCGGACAGGTCAGGGTAAGATGCCACGGATATATTGCACGAATAGAGGTGGACCCGGGCGACATGGGCATAATTCTAGAAAAAAGAGAGGAAATTTCAGAAAATCTGAAAAAATCAGGTTTTTTGTATGCAACACTCGATCTGGACGGATTTGTAAGCGGAAGTATGGACAGGGAGATTTAA
- a CDS encoding MoaD/ThiS family protein: MIKTEITIFARFRETFGSHRTIEFEESSEVYLKDALKKLCDETKGGFEILFDDDGEFLDSVLLMHNKKRVDPDEADKIIIKDGDGIVLYPPVSGG, encoded by the coding sequence ATGATTAAAACAGAAATTACAATATTTGCAAGATTCAGGGAAACATTCGGAAGCCACAGAACAATTGAATTCGAAGAGAGCAGTGAAGTCTATCTTAAAGATGCCCTTAAAAAACTCTGCGATGAAACCAAAGGCGGTTTTGAGATACTTTTTGACGATGACGGGGAATTCCTTGACAGTGTCCTTTTAATGCACAATAAAAAAAGAGTCGACCCTGATGAGGCAGACAAAATAATAATAAAAGACGGTGACGGTATTGTCCTGTACCCGCCGGTATCAGGAGGATAA
- a CDS encoding transcriptional regulator: MNTPCQQIVWELLPAIRASVAVELVKRGIPQKKAAEMLEIAPSAVSQYVSGKRGCRVEFLGDAKELVSKLVDDIIADSAGDISKRMCEICMASRGVEGSCAGDSCSD; the protein is encoded by the coding sequence ATGAATACGCCGTGCCAGCAGATAGTCTGGGAATTATTGCCTGCAATTCGTGCCTCTGTTGCAGTTGAACTGGTAAAAAGAGGCATCCCGCAGAAAAAAGCGGCAGAAATGCTTGAGATTGCACCCTCGGCAGTATCACAGTATGTCTCCGGAAAAAGAGGATGCAGGGTGGAGTTTTTAGGCGATGCAAAAGAGCTTGTCTCAAAACTTGTTGATGATATAATAGCAGACTCCGCCGGTGACATCTCTAAGAGAATGTGTGAGATATGCATGGCTTCAAGAGGGGTTGAAGGGAGCTGCGCCGGGGATTCGTGCTCTGACTAA
- a CDS encoding YcaO-related McrA-glycine thioamidation protein — MRLQNCKKNYTKETHRTKSPEETLEIVSPVARSCGITRVADITGLDRLNIPVFSCIRPGAADGAISVYNGKGATPTAARVSAIMEGIERYSAEINERELITGRFSELGEAEAVNPSDLILPNGVDPDTKIPWHRGFDIVNEEEVYVPAHAVFHPVPHGTARFFRTSTNGIASGNTVEEATFHGLCEVVERDAWSLVEASGYAGPVIENIGNDQLNSMIDAFSENEVELILRDITSDNGIPTVAAVADDVRLKDPSLLCIGMGTHVSPVIAAMRAITEVAQSRATQIHGAREDTTEADFRKQIGYERTKRLNKKWFDKADSKDFSEFDEFVSDDFLKDINYVSEKLQKSGLDRIIVNDLTMPDVSVPVVRVTVPGLETFAMDNERAGERCRSARRNRVLRAKSEKR; from the coding sequence ATAAGACTTCAGAACTGCAAAAAAAACTATACTAAAGAGACCCACAGAACAAAATCACCCGAGGAGACACTTGAGATAGTGTCACCGGTTGCAAGAAGCTGCGGTATCACAAGGGTTGCAGACATCACAGGTCTTGACAGGCTCAATATTCCGGTGTTCTCCTGCATCCGTCCGGGAGCGGCTGATGGTGCAATATCGGTTTACAACGGAAAAGGTGCGACGCCGACAGCGGCAAGGGTGTCTGCCATTATGGAGGGTATCGAGAGATATTCTGCCGAGATTAATGAGAGGGAACTGATAACGGGCAGGTTCTCCGAGCTCGGAGAGGCGGAGGCGGTGAACCCTTCTGATCTTATTCTTCCAAACGGTGTTGATCCCGATACCAAAATTCCCTGGCACAGGGGCTTTGACATTGTTAATGAGGAGGAGGTCTATGTCCCGGCACACGCTGTTTTCCACCCGGTTCCGCACGGGACTGCCAGGTTTTTCAGGACAAGCACAAACGGGATAGCTTCGGGCAATACTGTTGAGGAGGCGACTTTTCACGGACTCTGCGAGGTTGTTGAACGTGATGCCTGGTCACTTGTGGAGGCTTCCGGGTATGCCGGGCCTGTTATTGAAAACATCGGGAACGATCAGCTTAACTCCATGATTGATGCGTTTTCGGAGAACGAGGTTGAGCTGATTTTAAGGGATATCACAAGCGACAACGGCATTCCAACAGTTGCCGCCGTTGCGGATGATGTCAGGCTTAAAGACCCCTCGCTTCTCTGCATCGGAATGGGAACACATGTTTCACCGGTTATTGCGGCAATGCGGGCGATTACCGAGGTTGCACAGAGCAGGGCAACACAGATTCACGGTGCAAGGGAGGATACGACAGAGGCGGACTTTAGGAAACAGATCGGATACGAGAGGACAAAGAGGCTTAACAAAAAGTGGTTTGACAAAGCCGACTCAAAGGACTTTTCAGAGTTTGATGAGTTCGTCTCCGATGATTTCCTAAAAGACATTAATTATGTTTCTGAGAAACTCCAAAAGTCCGGCCTTGACAGGATTATCGTAAACGATCTGACAATGCCGGATGTATCCGTGCCTGTTGTCCGTGTCACAGTCCCCGGACTTGAGACGTTTGCGATGGACAATGAACGTGCAGGGGAGAGATGCAGAAGTGCCAGACGTAATCGTGTACTTAGGGCCAAGTCTGAGAAGAGATGA
- a CDS encoding HesA/MoeB/ThiF family protein, with product MKFSDRYDRQIMLFGEKGQKRLSEAKVFIAGAGGLGSPVAVYLAIAGIKRLVIADCDTVSLSNLNRQFLHTKTDINSNKTDSARETLERLNDDVKIMTVTEPLSKDNILGLTIGCDLIIDCLDNFKTRHVLNRAAIEKNIPLIHGAVSGWDGQATTIIPGHTPCLECIFPNIPPKEKFPIVGTTAGVIGTMQANEAVRILTGNGATMAGRLLIWDGRASSIDEMHLLRDEKCPACSKI from the coding sequence ATGAAATTCAGTGACAGGTATGACAGACAGATAATGCTTTTTGGTGAAAAGGGACAAAAAAGACTTTCTGAGGCAAAGGTCTTCATTGCAGGCGCCGGAGGACTCGGAAGCCCGGTGGCTGTCTACCTCGCAATTGCAGGTATTAAAAGACTTGTCATCGCAGACTGCGACACAGTCTCACTCTCAAACCTGAACAGACAGTTTCTTCATACAAAAACCGATATAAACAGTAATAAAACCGATTCTGCCAGGGAAACACTTGAAAGGCTCAATGACGATGTGAAAATTATGACAGTCACCGAGCCGCTGTCAAAAGATAATATCCTTGGATTAACCATTGGGTGTGATCTGATTATCGACTGTCTTGACAACTTTAAGACAAGACATGTCCTGAACCGTGCGGCGATAGAGAAAAACATACCCCTGATTCATGGTGCCGTATCAGGATGGGACGGGCAGGCAACCACAATTATTCCGGGGCACACCCCCTGTCTTGAATGCATATTCCCAAACATCCCGCCGAAAGAAAAGTTTCCGATAGTCGGGACTACTGCCGGAGTTATCGGAACAATGCAGGCAAACGAGGCTGTGAGAATTCTTACCGGAAACGGCGCAACGATGGCCGGAAGACTTCTCATCTGGGACGGAAGGGCCTCCTCCATTGACGAGATGCATCTTTTAAGGGATGAAAAATGTCCCGCATGCTCAAAAATCTGA